From the genome of Colias croceus chromosome 9, ilColCroc2.1, one region includes:
- the LOC123694396 gene encoding coiled-coil domain-containing protein 93 yields the protein MATKHKNIFTRSKPLMNIYSAVDNQGKEVEVREDAEQLVKWHEISDALVAAGYYRAQLQGLSAFDKIVGGLTWCIELCDIDIDINLLFEENLTIGKKIALTEKIVKVLPTMKCPYIIEPHQIQGLDFINIYPLVQWLIKYSSEFREAKEDELRKFAVMQYEKEHIFESDRALYLQKEKLLRNLSIVQNLYKPCRVRKRKGGLSSNELEQVNAVLSEYDQRVLMHISNSKNDSQPDEGLEILYDYEKTLADPSEITTETNKFVDESNEKDNGDSKIHYVVLQSELTGDIPKELEESEKLKYSEDIEQLGNVINTMESEVDAVRKEHEERMDKAKKKYTHVVNKLQKITSKLTKTDDYSDKKVKEYYKSLKDLARERNELLKVIHQRELEHKKLNEELRTAQEPTAVVEEEPLTPAELKEFNDREKKLKDFISKIRSELGHLNRQVLRYTVAIDEVPGTAELLQYEKRFVELYNQVASKHKETKQYYIFYNTLYEVKLYTSKELSLLNSILDNYDEVMSSPRKREEFMTQFESIVDWVNKTVRKVEEKYKNEKEQKAALHTEYCRLMDVQRQYAAALKKLASERHRIGSEEH from the exons ATGGCTACTAAACACAAAAACATCTTTACGCGGTCAAAACCGTTAATGAATATATATAGTGCGGTCGATAATCAAGGGAAAGAG GTTGAAGTACGTGAAGATGCAGAACAGTTGGTAAAATGGCATGAAATATCAGATGCACTTGTTGCAGCTGGTTACTATAGAGCTCAGCTGCAAGGCCTATCAGCTTTTGACAAAATTGTTGGTGGTCTTACTTGGTGCATTGAATTATGCGATATTGACATAGATATAAACCTGTTGTTTGAGGAGAACCTGACCATtggtaaaaaaat AGCATTAACagaaaaaatagtaaaagtaCTACCTACTATGAAGTGTCCATACATTATAGAACCTCATCAAATACAAGGTTTagatttcataaatatatatccATTGGTGCAGTGGTTGATTAAATATTCAAGTGAATTTCGGGAAGCTAAGGAAGATGAACTTCGTAAGTTTGCTGTCATGCAGTATGAAAAAGAACACATATTTGAATCAGATAGAGCACtttacttacaaaaagaaaaattattaagaaacCTTTCAATTGTAcag AATTTATATAAGCCATGTAGAGTTCGTAAAAGAAAAGGTGGTTTGTCTTCCAATGAACTagaacaggtaaatgcagtaCTGTCTGAATATGATCAGCGTGTCTTAATGCATATATCTAATAGTAAAAATGATTCACAGCCTGATGAAGGATTAGAAATATTG TATGACTATGAGAAAACTCTTGCTGATCCATCAGAAATCACGACAGAG accAACAAGTTTGTTGATGAAAGCAATGAAAAGGACAATGGAGATAGCAAAATACATTATGTTGTTTTACAATCGGAGCTCACCGGTGACATTCCAAAGGAGTTAGAAGAAAGTGAAAAGTTAAAATACTCAGAAGATATAGAACAATTAGGCAACGTCATTAACACAATGGAGAGTGAGGTGGATGCTGTAAGGAAGGAACACGAGGAAAGAATGGACAAAGCGAAGAAGAAATATACCCATGTAGTCAATAAattgcagaaaattacaaGTAAACTTACGAAAACTGATGATTACAG TGATAAAAAGGTGAAAGAGTACTACAAGTCATTGAAAGACCTTGCCAGGGAACGAAATGAGTTATTAAAGGTTATTCATCAGAGGGAGCTCGAACACAAGAAACTAAATGAAGAACTaag AACTGCTCAAGAGCCCACAGCTGTCGTTGAAGAGGAACCATTGACGCCCGCCGAGCTGAAAGAATTTAACGACAGAGAGAAGAAATTAAAAGActttataagtaaaattagATCTGAACTGGGACATCTCAATCGTCAGGTTTTGAGATACACGGTAGCCATTGATGAGGTTCCAGGGACTGCAGAACTATTGCAATACGAGAAACGttttgttgaattatataatcaAG TTGCGTCAAAACACAAAGAAACAAAgcagtattatatattttacaatacacTTTACGAAGTTAAGCTTTATACCTCGAAAGAATTGAGTTTGCTTAATTCTATTTTGGATAATTATGACGA GGTAATGTCATCGCCAAGAAAACGAGAGGAATTTATGACGCAGTTTGAGTCTATCGTTGATTGGGTGAATAAAACTGTACGGAAAGTTGAGGAGAAGTATAAAAATGAGAAAGAACAAAAGGCAGCTCTTCATACAGAATATTGCAGGCTAATGGATGTACAGAGACAATACGCGGCTGCCCTGAAGAAACTCGCCTCTGAAAGACATAGAATCGGCTCTGAAGAACACTGA
- the LOC123694397 gene encoding uncharacterized protein LOC123694397, translating into MPYIMVMGGISAPQLSKDEGATVYGLKKDERAVLVRELNSSFGMSIATTSDLERTVRVTQKGITLVVVNRIHGLLGYDVVSHAMAMTNANRELISFTMYKKSSPNPHSHGHSTTSGSHSHSHSTTSSSHKPHSHSNVVQL; encoded by the exons ATGCCGTACATCATGGTAATGGGTGGTATTAGTGCACCGCAATTATCCAAGGACGAAGGAGCGACAGTATACGGACTGAAAAAGGATGAAAGAGCAGTCTTAGTAAga GAGCTCAATTCATCATTTGGGATGTCCATTGCGACAACATCGGATTTGGAAAGAACGGTCCGGGTAACGCAAAAAGGCATAACGCTCGTCGTTGTTAATAGGATTCATGGTCTTCTTGGTTACGACGTGGTTTCACACGCGATGGCTATGACCAACGCCAATCGGGAACTCATCTCCTTCACAATGTATAAGAAGAGTAGCCCCAACCCACATTCTCATGGCCACTCAACGACCAGCGGTTCACATTCGCATAGTCATTCGACAACTAGCAGCTCACATAAACCTCATTCGCATAGTAATGTCGTACAGTTATAA